From the genome of Glycine max cultivar Williams 82 chromosome 2, Glycine_max_v4.0, whole genome shotgun sequence, one region includes:
- the FT2C gene encoding protein FLOWERINGUS T isoform X2, producing the protein MPSGSRDPLVVGRVIGDVLDPFECSIPMRVSYNNRDVSNGCEFKPSQVVNQPRINIGGDDLRNFYTLIAVDPDAPSPSDPNLREYLHWLVTDIPATTGPSFGFSLFKFYNFVALKLLDGELFAQDQSGFRRL; encoded by the exons ATGCCTAGTGGAAGTAGGGACCCTCTCGTTGTTGGGAGAGTGATTGGGGATGTTTTGGACCCTTTCGAATGTTCTATTCCTATGAGGGTCTCCTACAATAACAGAGATGTCAGCAACGGATGTGAATTCAAACCCTCACAAGTTGTCAACCAACCAAGGATAAACATCGGTGGTGATGACCTCAGGAACTTCTACACTTTG ATCGCGGTTGATCCCGATGCACCTAGCCCAAGTGATCCAAATTTGAGAGAATACCTCCATTG GTTGGTGACTGATATCCCAGCAACAACGGGGCCAAGTTTCG GGTTCAGTTTATTCAAGTTTTACAATTTCGTGGCTCTGAAACTATTAGATGGGGAATTGTTTGCGCAAG
- the LOC100499712 gene encoding omega-hydroxypalmitate O-feruloyl transferase: protein MRSSNNNHDAPPPPPLLQDLKVIIHNASMIFPSKEIERKSLFLSNIDKVLSFDVETVHFFGAHKDFPPRVVNERLKNALEDALVVYDFLGGRLKLNFDTKRLEMDCNSEGAGFVVASSEYNLDQIGDLDYPNPAFAQLVQKNKDFLKHGDVPLCVAQVTSFKCGGFAIGISTSHTTFDGLSFKTFLDNIASIASKKPLVVMPCHDRHLLAARSPPCVTFPHPEMLKLSDLPTCPDSNIFEASTEQLDFKVFKLTSNDITKLKEEAKNSSTSGGTSTTCVTGFNVITAHIWRCKALSCEDDNPNRSSTILYAVDIRSRLNPPLPKSYAGNAMLTAYATTKCKELEELPFMKLVEMVREGATRMTNEYARSIIDWGETNKGCPNREVLVSSWWRLGFEEVEYPWGKPKYCCPVVYHRKDIILLFPPIDGGGGVSIIVALPPKEMEKFYGLFNKFLTLD, encoded by the exons ATGAGAAGCTCTAATAATAACCATGATGCTCCTCCACCTCCACCTCTACTTCAAGACCTGAAGGTGATCATCCACAATGCCTCCATGATTTTCCCATCCAAAGAGATCGAGAGAAAGTCCCTTTTCTTGTCAAACATTGACAAGGTCCTCAGCTTCGATGTGGAAACGGTTCACTTCTTTGGTGCCCACAAAGATTTTCCTCCTCGTGTTGTGAATGAGAGGCTAAAGAATGCCCTAGAGGATGCCCTTGTGGTTTATGACTTCTTGGGTGGAAGATTGAAGCTCAACTTTGACACCAAAAGATTGGAGATGGATTGTAATTCTGAGGGAGCTGGGTTCGTGGTGGCATCCAGCGAGTACAATTTGGATCAGATAGGAGATTTGGATTATCCAAATCCAGCTTTTGCACAATTGGTACAAAAGAATAAGGATTTTCTTAAACACGGTGATGTCCCACTCTGTGTTGCCCAG GTGACATCCTTCAAGTGTGGCGGTTTTGCAATTGGCATCTCTACTAGCCACACCACCTTTGATGGCCTCAGCTTCAAAACCTTTCTAGACAACATTGCTTCAATAGCCTCTAAAAAGCCCTTGGTTGTCATGCCCTGCCATGACAGGCACCTCCTAGCCGCCCGATCCCCACCATGTGTCACCTTCCCACACCCTGAGATGCTCAAGCTAAGTGACCTCCCAACATGCCCCGACTCCAACATCTTTGAGGCCTCCACCGAACAACTTGACTTCAAGGTCTTCAAACTAACATCAAACGAcatcacaaaattgaaggaagaggCTAAGAATTCTTCAACTAGTGGTGGCACAAGTACTACATGTGTCACTGGCTTTAACGTTATCACTGCCCATATATGGAGATGCAAGGCACTATCTTGCGAAGATGATAACCCTAATAGGTCATCAACTATACTATATGCTGTGGATATACGTTCAAGATTGAACCCTCCATTGCCTAAATCATACGCGGGTAACGCAATGTTAACCGCTTATGCCACGACAAAGTGTAAGGAATTAGAAGAATTACCTTTTATGAAACTAGTTGAAATGGTGCGTGAGGGAGCAACTAGGATGACAAATGAGTATGCAAGGTCTATCATAGATTGGGGAGAGACAAACAAAGGGTGTCCCAATAGGGAGGTTTTGGTTTCTTCATGGTGGAGATTGGGGTTTGAGGAAGTGGAGTATCCGTGGGGGAAGCCAAAGTATTGTTGTCCAGTGGTGTATCATAGGAAGgatattattttgttgtttcctCCCATTGATGGAGGTGGAGGGGTGAGTATTATTGTGGCTCTTCCTCCTAAGGAAATGGAAAAATTCTATGGGCTCTTCAACAAGTTCTTGACTTTAGATTGA